A genomic window from Cyprinus carpio isolate SPL01 chromosome A2, ASM1834038v1, whole genome shotgun sequence includes:
- the LOC109064841 gene encoding kinesin-like protein KIF1A isoform X11 gives MAGASVKVAVRVRPFNSREIGKESKCIIQMSGNTTTIINPKLPKESKSFNFDYSYWSHTTPEDVNYACQKQVYKDIGEEMLLHAFEGYNVCIFAYGQTGAGKSYTMMGKQEKDQEGIIPLLCEDLFTKISDNNDNSMSYSVEVSYMEIYCERVRDLLNPKNKGNLRVREHPLMGPYVEDLSKLAVTSYSDIQDLMDSGNKARTVAATNMNETSSRSHAVFNIIFTQKRHDSDTENTSEKVSKISLVDLAGSERADSTGAKGTRLKEGANINKSLTTLGKVISALAEVDSAPNKNKKKKKVESFIPYRDSVLTWLLRENLGGNSRTAMVAALSPADINYDETLSTLRYADRAKQIRCNAVINEDPNNRLVRELKEEVARLKDLLYAQGLGDIIEMTNAMTGMSPSPSLSALSSRAGSISSLHDRIMFSPGSEEAIERLKETEKIIAELNETWEEKLRRTEAIRMEREALLAEMGVAMREDGGTVGVFSPKKTPHLVNLNEDPLMSECLLYYIKDGITKVGREDASSRQDIVLSGHFIKDEHCIFTSSTNASGEGTVVLEPCEGAETYVNGKGVTEPTVLRSGNRIIMGKSHVFRFNDPEQARQERERTPCADTPVEPVDWAFAQRELLEKQGIDMKQEMEQRLQELEEQYRKEREEASNLLEQQRLDYESKLEALQRQVNSRYYPETTEEEEEPEEEVPWTKRETELALWAFRKWRFYQFTSLRDLLWGNAVFLKEANAISVELKKKVQFQFVLLTDTLYSPLPPDLLPPSIAQDREKRLFPRTIVAVEVQDQKNGATHYWTLDKLRQRLDLMREMYDRAAEVPSTAVEDCDHMMSGGDPFYDRFPWFRLVGRAFVYLSNLLYPVPLVHRVAIVSEKGEVKGFLRVAVQAISADEEAPDYGSGVRQSGTAKISFEDQQFEKFHTESCTGGMSHTNTSQEELRIVEGEGQNSEMGLSADEVNNNTCAASPDDPNSPLKGGLECPLEVTQEKSLQHLNIGSNFTFRVTVLQASSISAEYADIFCQFNFIHRHDEAFSTEPLKNTGRGPPLGFYHVQNITVEVTKSFVEYIKSQPIVFEVFGHYQKQPFLPLCKDLISSLRPTRRQFPRVMPLSKPVPATKLNTLTRSTAGPCHCKYDLMAFFEICELEANGDYIPAVVDHRGGMPCHGTFLLHQGIQRRITVTIAHETGNDIEWKEVKELVIGRIRNTPEADETIIDPNILSLNILSSGYIRPSYDDRVSLGIDHRTFYRFEAAWDSSMHNSLLLNRVTPYGEKIYITLSAYLEMENCTQPTVITKDFCMVFYSRDAKLPASRSIRNLFSTGAFRPSESNRVTGVYELSLCHLADIGSPGMQRRRRRVLDTSVAYVRGEENLAGWRPRSDSLILDHQWELEKLSLLQEVEKTRHYLLLREKLEASLLLGQDSFCGKDLMDSPKASSPMINPVVSLCLDSPNERQRDLAAKCVRLLMHTFNRQYSQVSSSLSESKLSEMSASLLRDGSSSLLSTLTPSSTCPSLVDGHYGSPELRGAETNSGASSPDLDPFSPIERKPRSCTFIPNIQEIRVSPIVSKKGYLHFLEPHTSGWVKRYIVVRRPYVYLYRNERDCVERAIINLSSAQVEYSEDQQVMLRAPNTFAVCTEHRNILLQAANDKEMHDWLYAFNPLLAGTIRSKLSRRKSGQMRM, from the exons ATGGCAGGTGCCTCGGTGAAAGTAGCCGTGAGGGTCCGTCCCTTCAATTCACGAGAGATTGGAAAAGAGAGCAAGTGTATCATCCAAATGTCAGGCAACACTACCA CAATTATAAACCCAAAACTGCCAAAGGAGAGCAAGAGCTTCAACTTTGACTATTCGTATTGGTCACATACAACG CCAGAAGATGTGAATTATGCATGCCAAAAGCAGGTTTATAAAGACATAGGGGAGGAAATGCTTCTGCATGCTTTCGAGGGATATAACGTCTGTATCTTTGCCTATGGGCAAACCGGGGCAGGAAAGTCATACACCATGATGGGCAAGCAAGAGAAAGACCAAGAAGGCATCATCCCATTG CTGTGTGAGGACCTGTTTACCAAGATCAGTGACAATAATGACAACAGCATGTCATACTCAGTTGAG gtcagtTACATGGAGATCTACTGTGAGCGTGTGCGGGACCTTCTGAACCCAAAGAACAAAGGTAATCTGCGTGTGCGAGAGCATCCTTTGATGGGACCGTATGTGGAGGACCTATCAAAACTGGCCGTTACTTCCTACAGTGACATACAGGACCTGATGGACTCTGGAAACAAAGCAAG GACTGTGGCTGCCACCAATATGAATGAGACCAGCAGCCGCTCCCATGCTGTGTTCAACATCATCTTCACACAGAAACGACATGATAGTGACACAGAAAACACATCTGAAAAG GTCAGCAAAATCAGCTTGGTAGACTTGGCAGGGAGTGAGAGGGCTGATTCTACTGGAGCTAAAGGCACTAGACTCAAG GAGGGAGCCAATATCAACAAATCTTTAACAACACTAGGCAAAGTTATCTCGGCTCTGGCTGAAGTG GACTCTGCACCAAACAAG aacaagaagaagaagaaagtggaGAGCTTTATTCCATACAGAGATTCAGTTCTGACATGGCTGCTGAGGGAAAACCTCG gAGGAAACTCGCGCACTGCTATGGTAGCAGCTCTAAGCCCTGCTGACATTAACTATGATGAGACGCTCAGCACGCTCAG GTACGCTGACCGAGCCAAGCAGATCCGCTGCAACGCCGTCATCAATGAAGACCCCAATAACCGCCTGGTGCGTGAGCTGAAGGAAGAGGTGGCACGTCTGAAGGATCTGCTCTATGCTCAGGGTCTTGGAGACATCATTGAGA TGACCAATGCCATGACCGGGATGAGTCCCTCACCCTCCCTCTCTGCCCTGTCCAGCCGAGCTGGCTCCATCAGCAGCCTGCATGACCGGATCATGTTCAGCCCGGGAAGTGAGGAAGCCATTGAGAGGCTGAAG GAAACTGAGAAGATAATCGCAGAACTCAATGAAACTTGGGAAGAGAAGCTTCGCCGGACCGAGGCAATTAGAATGGaaag GGAGGCACTTTTGGCTGAAATGGGTGTGGCGATGAGGGAAGATGGAGGAACCGTTGGAGTCTTTTCACCAAAGAAG ACACCTCACCTGGTCAACCTCAATGAAGATCCACTGATGTCTGAATGCTTGTTGTACTACATTAAAGATGGAATCACCAA GGTTGGCCGGGAGGATGCCAGCAGTCGGCAGGATATTGTCTTGAGCGGGCACTTCATTAAAGACGAACACTGTATCTTTACAAGTAGCACAAATGCCTCAGGAGAGGGTACGGTGGTCCTGGAGCCCTGTGAGGGAGCAGAGACTTACGTTAACGGGAAGGGAGTGACAGAGCCCACTGTTCTCAGATCAG GTAACCGTATCATTATGGGCAAGAGCCACGTGTTCCGTTTCAATGACCCTGAGCAAGCACGGCAAGAGAGGGAGAGAACCCCATGTGCAGACACACCTGTGGAGCCAGTGGACTGGGCCTTTGCCCAGAGAGAACTACTGGAAAAACAAGGCATTGATATGAAACAAGAGATGGAGCAAAG GTTACAGGAGCTGGAGGAACAGTACCGCAAGGAGAGAGAAGAAGCAAGCAATCTTCTGGAACAGCAGAGACTA GACTATGAGAGTAAGCTGGAAGCTCTTCAGAGGCAGGTCAACTCAAGATATTACCCAGAAAccacagaggaagaggaggaaccTGAAGAGGAAG TGCCGTGGACAAAGCGAGAGACAGAACTGGCCCTCTGGGCTTTCCGGAAATGGAGATTCTATCAGTTCACATCTCTCAGAGACTTGCTCTGGGGAAATGCAGTTTTCCTCAAGGAGGCTAATGCCATTAGTGTGGAGTTAAAGAAAAAG GTTCAGTTTCAGTTTGTACTACTCACGGACACACTGTACTCCCCGCTGCCCCCTGACCTCTTGCCCCCCAGCATAGCCCAAGATAGGGAGAAAAGGCTGTTCCCTCGCACCATCGTAGCAGTAGAGGTTCAGGACCAGAAAAATGGTGCCACACACTACTGGACACTGGACAAACTCAG ACAAAGACTGGATTTGATGAGAGAAATGTATGACCGAGCAGCAGAGGTGCCCAGTACTGCAGTCGAGGACTGTGATCATATGATGTCCGGCGGTGACCCCTTCTATGACCGCTTTCCATGGTTCCGTCTGGTTGGTCG GGCATTTGTGTATCTGAGTAATCTGCTGTACCCTGTGCCATTAGTGCACCGTGTGGCCATTGTGAGTGAGAAAGGCGAGGTCAAGGGGTTCCTCCGTGTGGCAGTACAAGCCATATCAG CTGATGAAGAGGCTCCTGATTATGGCTCAGGTGTGAGACAATCAGGAACTGCCAAGATCTCATTTGAGGATCAACAGTTTGAGAAG TTCCATACAGAATCATGCACTGGTGGGATGTCTCATACAAATACATCTCAAGAGGAGCTGCGCATCGTAGAAGGAGAAGGACAAAACTCAGAGATGGGCCTCAGTGCTGATGAGGTCAACAACAACACCTGTGCAg CCTCTCCTGATGATCCTAACAGTCCTCTGAAGGGTGGTCTGGAATGTCCTCTTGAAGTGACTCAGGAAAAATCACTCCAGCACTTGAATATCGGCAGCAACTTCACCTTCAGGGTCACAGTGCTTCAGGCCTCCAGCATCTCTGCTGAGTATGCAGATATCTTCTGCCAGTTCAA ctttattcacAGGCATGACGAGGCATTTTCCACTGAGCCATTAAAGAATACAGGTCGAGGGCCTCCACTGGGATTCTACCATGTACAAAAT ATAACCGTGGAGGTCACCAAGTCTTTTGTGGAATACATCAAGAGTCAGCCAATCGTTTTTGAGGTGTTCGGCCACTACCAGAAACAGCCTTTCCTTCCTCTCTGCAAGGACTTAATTAG TTCCTTACGTCCAACAAGAAGGCAGTTCCCTAGAGTTATGCCTTTGTCAAAGCCAG TGCCCGCCACTAAACTGAACACGCTGACACGCTCCACTGCTGGCCCCTGTCACTGCAAATATGACCTTATGGCATTCTTTGAAATCTGTGAGCTGGAGGCCAACGGAGA CTACATCCCAGCTGTTGTTGATCACAGGGGTGGAATGCCCTGCCATGGTACATTCCTGTTGCACCAG GGCATCCAAAGGAGAATTACAGTGACTATTGCCCATGAAACCGGCAATGATATTGAGTGGAAGGAGGTTAAAGAGCTCGTCATAG ggCGTATCCGTAACACACCCGAGGCGGATGAGACTATCATCGACCCCAACATCCTGTCCCTCAACATCCTGTCTTCAGGCTACATACGACCATCTTATGATGACAG AGTGTCATTGGGAATTGACCatag GACATTTTACCGATTTGAGGCCGCATGGGACAGCTCCATGCACAACTCCCTCCTGCTGAACCGTGTCACTCCATACGGAGAGAAAATTTACATCACTCTTTCTGCCTATCTTGAG ATGGAGAACTGCACTCAGCCCACTGTCATCACTAAGGACTTTTGCATGGTGTTCTACTCCAGAGATGCTAAACTTCCTGCATCTCGCTCCATTCGAAACCTTTTCAGCACTGGTGCCTTTAGGCCCTCTGAGAG TAACCGTGTGACTGGAGTGTATGAATTAAGCCTCTGCCATTTGGCTGACATTGGAAGTCCTG GTATGCAAAGGAGGCGCAGACGGGTGCTGGACACCTCAGTGGCATATGTGCGCGGAGAGGAGAACCTTGCGGGTTGGAGGCCCCGGAGTGACAGCCTCATCCTGGACCACCAGTGGGAGCTGGAGAAACTTAGCCTCCTACAAGAG GTGGAGAAGACCAGGCATTACCTTCTGCTGAGAGAGAAGCTTGAAGCATCTCTACTGCTGGGACAGGACTCTTTCTGTGGCAAAGACCTAATGGATTCACCAAAGGCCTCCAGCCCCATGATCAACCCAGTAGTCAGTTTGTGTCTGGACAGTCCCAACGAGAGGCAGAGGGACCTGGCTGCCAAG tgTGTGCGACTGCTCATGCACACCTTCAACAGGCAGTACAGCCAGGTGAGCAGCAGTCTCAGTGAGAGCAAG CTGTCAGAGATGTCTGCATCACTTTTAAGAGACGGTTCTTCTTCCCTTCTGAGCACTTTGACACCCTCCTCCACCTGCCCTTCACTGGTGGATGGGCACTATGGCAGTCCTGAGCTCAG AGGCGCTGAGACAAACTCTGGTGCCTCTAGCCCTGATCTCGACCCCTTCAGCCCTATAGAGAGAAAACCCAGGAGCTGCACCTTCATCCCGAACATCCAGGAGATTCGCGTCAG CCCTATTGTGTCAAAGAAAGGCTATCTACACTTTCTCGAGCCACACACCAGTGGCTGGGTGAAGCGTTACATTGTGGTGCGGCGGCCATATGTCTACCTGTACCGCAATGAGAGAGACTGCGTGGAGAGAGCCATCATCAACCTGTCCTCTGCTCAGGTGGAGTACAGCGAAGATCAGCAGGTCATGCTGAGG GCTCCTAACACTTTTGCAGTGTGCACTGAGCACCGGAACATTCTCCTCCAAGCAGCCAATGACAAAGAGATGCATGACTGGCTGTACGCATTCAACCCACTGCTGGCAGGAACTATCAg GTCTAAGCTTTCCAGACGAAAATCAGGACAGATGAGGATGTGA
- the LOC109064841 gene encoding kinesin-like protein KIF1A isoform X14: protein MAGASVKVAVRVRPFNSREIGKESKCIIQMSGNTTTIINPKLPKESKSFNFDYSYWSHTTPEDVNYACQKQVYKDIGEEMLLHAFEGYNVCIFAYGQTGAGKSYTMMGKQEKDQEGIIPLLCEDLFTKISDNNDNSMSYSVEVSYMEIYCERVRDLLNPKNKGNLRVREHPLMGPYVEDLSKLAVTSYSDIQDLMDSGNKARTVAATNMNETSSRSHAVFNIIFTQKRHDSDTENTSEKVSKISLVDLAGSERADSTGAKGTRLKEGANINKSLTTLGKVISALAEVDSAPNKNKKKKKVESFIPYRDSVLTWLLRENLGGNSRTAMVAALSPADINYDETLSTLRYADRAKQIRCNAVINEDPNNRLVRELKEEVARLKDLLYAQGLGDIIEMTNAMTGMSPSPSLSALSSRAGSISSLHDRIMFSPGSEEAIERLKETEKIIAELNETWEEKLRRTEAIRMEREALLAEMGVAMREDGGTVGVFSPKKTPHLVNLNEDPLMSECLLYYIKDGITKVGREDASSRQDIVLSGHFIKDEHCIFTSSTNASGEGTVVLEPCEGAETYVNGKGVTEPTVLRSGNRIIMGKSHVFRFNDPEQARQERERTPCADTPVEPVDWAFAQRELLEKQGIDMKQEMEQRLQELEEQYRKEREEASNLLEQQRLDYESKLEALQRQVNSRYYPETTEEEEEPEEEVPWTKRETELALWAFRKWRFYQFTSLRDLLWGNAVFLKEANAISVELKKKVQFQFVLLTDTLYSPLPPDLLPPSIAQDREKRLFPRTIVAVEVQDQKNGATHYWTLDKLRQRLDLMREMYDRAAEVPSTAVEDCDHMMSGGDPFYDRFPWFRLVGRTPILNTCMSKRMSDLTLSPTLSDPDSDITELADERHYGKVEVEEEELDDLDDEIFMEDPGSELGREEEDGVGEHCPGVSDGQDPFYDRWPLFSLVGRAFVYLSNLLYPVPLVHRVAIVSEKGEVKGFLRVAVQAISADEEAPDYGSGVRQSGTAKISFEDQQFEKFHTESCTGGMSHTNTSQEELRIVEGEGQNSEMGLSADEVNNNTCAASPDDPNSPLKGGLECPLEVTQEKSLQHLNIGSNFTFRVTVLQASSISAEYADIFCQFNFIHRHDEAFSTEPLKNTGRGPPLGFYHVQNITVEVTKSFVEYIKSQPIVFEVFGHYQKQPFLPLCKDLISSLRPTRRQFPRVMPLSKPVPATKLNTLTRSTAGPCHCKYDLMAFFEICELEANGDYIPAVVDHRGGMPCHGTFLLHQGIQRRITVTIAHETGNDIEWKEVKELVIGRIRNTPEADETIIDPNILSLNILSSGYIRPSYDDRTFYRFEAAWDSSMHNSLLLNRVTPYGEKIYITLSAYLEMENCTQPTVITKDFCMVFYSRDAKLPASRSIRNLFSTGAFRPSESNRVTGVYELSLCHLADIGSPGMQRRRRRVLDTSVAYVRGEENLAGWRPRSDSLILDHQWELEKLSLLQEVEKTRHYLLLREKLEASLLLGQDSFCGKDLMDSPKASSPMINPVVSLCLDSPNERQRDLAAKCVRLLMHTFNRQYSQVSSSLSESKLSEMSASLLRDGSSSLLSTLTPSSTCPSLVDGHYGSPELRGAETNSGASSPDLDPFSPIERKPRSCTFIPNIQEIRVSPIVSKKGYLHFLEPHTSGWVKRYIVVRRPYVYLYRNERDCVERAIINLSSAQVEYSEDQQVMLRAPNTFAVCTEHRNILLQAANDKEMHDWLYAFNPLLAGTIRSKLSRRKSGQMRM, encoded by the exons ATGGCAGGTGCCTCGGTGAAAGTAGCCGTGAGGGTCCGTCCCTTCAATTCACGAGAGATTGGAAAAGAGAGCAAGTGTATCATCCAAATGTCAGGCAACACTACCA CAATTATAAACCCAAAACTGCCAAAGGAGAGCAAGAGCTTCAACTTTGACTATTCGTATTGGTCACATACAACG CCAGAAGATGTGAATTATGCATGCCAAAAGCAGGTTTATAAAGACATAGGGGAGGAAATGCTTCTGCATGCTTTCGAGGGATATAACGTCTGTATCTTTGCCTATGGGCAAACCGGGGCAGGAAAGTCATACACCATGATGGGCAAGCAAGAGAAAGACCAAGAAGGCATCATCCCATTG CTGTGTGAGGACCTGTTTACCAAGATCAGTGACAATAATGACAACAGCATGTCATACTCAGTTGAG gtcagtTACATGGAGATCTACTGTGAGCGTGTGCGGGACCTTCTGAACCCAAAGAACAAAGGTAATCTGCGTGTGCGAGAGCATCCTTTGATGGGACCGTATGTGGAGGACCTATCAAAACTGGCCGTTACTTCCTACAGTGACATACAGGACCTGATGGACTCTGGAAACAAAGCAAG GACTGTGGCTGCCACCAATATGAATGAGACCAGCAGCCGCTCCCATGCTGTGTTCAACATCATCTTCACACAGAAACGACATGATAGTGACACAGAAAACACATCTGAAAAG GTCAGCAAAATCAGCTTGGTAGACTTGGCAGGGAGTGAGAGGGCTGATTCTACTGGAGCTAAAGGCACTAGACTCAAG GAGGGAGCCAATATCAACAAATCTTTAACAACACTAGGCAAAGTTATCTCGGCTCTGGCTGAAGTG GACTCTGCACCAAACAAG aacaagaagaagaagaaagtggaGAGCTTTATTCCATACAGAGATTCAGTTCTGACATGGCTGCTGAGGGAAAACCTCG gAGGAAACTCGCGCACTGCTATGGTAGCAGCTCTAAGCCCTGCTGACATTAACTATGATGAGACGCTCAGCACGCTCAG GTACGCTGACCGAGCCAAGCAGATCCGCTGCAACGCCGTCATCAATGAAGACCCCAATAACCGCCTGGTGCGTGAGCTGAAGGAAGAGGTGGCACGTCTGAAGGATCTGCTCTATGCTCAGGGTCTTGGAGACATCATTGAGA TGACCAATGCCATGACCGGGATGAGTCCCTCACCCTCCCTCTCTGCCCTGTCCAGCCGAGCTGGCTCCATCAGCAGCCTGCATGACCGGATCATGTTCAGCCCGGGAAGTGAGGAAGCCATTGAGAGGCTGAAG GAAACTGAGAAGATAATCGCAGAACTCAATGAAACTTGGGAAGAGAAGCTTCGCCGGACCGAGGCAATTAGAATGGaaag GGAGGCACTTTTGGCTGAAATGGGTGTGGCGATGAGGGAAGATGGAGGAACCGTTGGAGTCTTTTCACCAAAGAAG ACACCTCACCTGGTCAACCTCAATGAAGATCCACTGATGTCTGAATGCTTGTTGTACTACATTAAAGATGGAATCACCAA GGTTGGCCGGGAGGATGCCAGCAGTCGGCAGGATATTGTCTTGAGCGGGCACTTCATTAAAGACGAACACTGTATCTTTACAAGTAGCACAAATGCCTCAGGAGAGGGTACGGTGGTCCTGGAGCCCTGTGAGGGAGCAGAGACTTACGTTAACGGGAAGGGAGTGACAGAGCCCACTGTTCTCAGATCAG GTAACCGTATCATTATGGGCAAGAGCCACGTGTTCCGTTTCAATGACCCTGAGCAAGCACGGCAAGAGAGGGAGAGAACCCCATGTGCAGACACACCTGTGGAGCCAGTGGACTGGGCCTTTGCCCAGAGAGAACTACTGGAAAAACAAGGCATTGATATGAAACAAGAGATGGAGCAAAG GTTACAGGAGCTGGAGGAACAGTACCGCAAGGAGAGAGAAGAAGCAAGCAATCTTCTGGAACAGCAGAGACTA GACTATGAGAGTAAGCTGGAAGCTCTTCAGAGGCAGGTCAACTCAAGATATTACCCAGAAAccacagaggaagaggaggaaccTGAAGAGGAAG TGCCGTGGACAAAGCGAGAGACAGAACTGGCCCTCTGGGCTTTCCGGAAATGGAGATTCTATCAGTTCACATCTCTCAGAGACTTGCTCTGGGGAAATGCAGTTTTCCTCAAGGAGGCTAATGCCATTAGTGTGGAGTTAAAGAAAAAG GTTCAGTTTCAGTTTGTACTACTCACGGACACACTGTACTCCCCGCTGCCCCCTGACCTCTTGCCCCCCAGCATAGCCCAAGATAGGGAGAAAAGGCTGTTCCCTCGCACCATCGTAGCAGTAGAGGTTCAGGACCAGAAAAATGGTGCCACACACTACTGGACACTGGACAAACTCAG ACAAAGACTGGATTTGATGAGAGAAATGTATGACCGAGCAGCAGAGGTGCCCAGTACTGCAGTCGAGGACTGTGATCATATGATGTCCGGCGGTGACCCCTTCTATGACCGCTTTCCATGGTTCCGTCTGGTTGGTCG CACTCCCATTCTCAACACGTGCATGAGCAAGCGCATGAGTGACCTTACCCTCTCCCCCACCCTCTCCGACCCTGACTCTGACATAACCGAGCTCGCTGATGAGCGGCATTATGGGAAAGtcgaggtggaggaggaggagttgGATGACCTGGATGATGAAATCTTTATGGAGGACCCTGGCTCAGAGCTtgggagagaggaggaggatggtGTGGGGGAGCACTGCCCAGGTGTCAGCGATGGCCAGGACCCCTTTTACGACCGCTGGCCTCTGTTCAGTTTAGTGGGAAG GGCATTTGTGTATCTGAGTAATCTGCTGTACCCTGTGCCATTAGTGCACCGTGTGGCCATTGTGAGTGAGAAAGGCGAGGTCAAGGGGTTCCTCCGTGTGGCAGTACAAGCCATATCAG CTGATGAAGAGGCTCCTGATTATGGCTCAGGTGTGAGACAATCAGGAACTGCCAAGATCTCATTTGAGGATCAACAGTTTGAGAAG TTCCATACAGAATCATGCACTGGTGGGATGTCTCATACAAATACATCTCAAGAGGAGCTGCGCATCGTAGAAGGAGAAGGACAAAACTCAGAGATGGGCCTCAGTGCTGATGAGGTCAACAACAACACCTGTGCAg CCTCTCCTGATGATCCTAACAGTCCTCTGAAGGGTGGTCTGGAATGTCCTCTTGAAGTGACTCAGGAAAAATCACTCCAGCACTTGAATATCGGCAGCAACTTCACCTTCAGGGTCACAGTGCTTCAGGCCTCCAGCATCTCTGCTGAGTATGCAGATATCTTCTGCCAGTTCAA ctttattcacAGGCATGACGAGGCATTTTCCACTGAGCCATTAAAGAATACAGGTCGAGGGCCTCCACTGGGATTCTACCATGTACAAAAT ATAACCGTGGAGGTCACCAAGTCTTTTGTGGAATACATCAAGAGTCAGCCAATCGTTTTTGAGGTGTTCGGCCACTACCAGAAACAGCCTTTCCTTCCTCTCTGCAAGGACTTAATTAG TTCCTTACGTCCAACAAGAAGGCAGTTCCCTAGAGTTATGCCTTTGTCAAAGCCAG TGCCCGCCACTAAACTGAACACGCTGACACGCTCCACTGCTGGCCCCTGTCACTGCAAATATGACCTTATGGCATTCTTTGAAATCTGTGAGCTGGAGGCCAACGGAGA CTACATCCCAGCTGTTGTTGATCACAGGGGTGGAATGCCCTGCCATGGTACATTCCTGTTGCACCAG GGCATCCAAAGGAGAATTACAGTGACTATTGCCCATGAAACCGGCAATGATATTGAGTGGAAGGAGGTTAAAGAGCTCGTCATAG ggCGTATCCGTAACACACCCGAGGCGGATGAGACTATCATCGACCCCAACATCCTGTCCCTCAACATCCTGTCTTCAGGCTACATACGACCATCTTATGATGACAG GACATTTTACCGATTTGAGGCCGCATGGGACAGCTCCATGCACAACTCCCTCCTGCTGAACCGTGTCACTCCATACGGAGAGAAAATTTACATCACTCTTTCTGCCTATCTTGAG ATGGAGAACTGCACTCAGCCCACTGTCATCACTAAGGACTTTTGCATGGTGTTCTACTCCAGAGATGCTAAACTTCCTGCATCTCGCTCCATTCGAAACCTTTTCAGCACTGGTGCCTTTAGGCCCTCTGAGAG TAACCGTGTGACTGGAGTGTATGAATTAAGCCTCTGCCATTTGGCTGACATTGGAAGTCCTG GTATGCAAAGGAGGCGCAGACGGGTGCTGGACACCTCAGTGGCATATGTGCGCGGAGAGGAGAACCTTGCGGGTTGGAGGCCCCGGAGTGACAGCCTCATCCTGGACCACCAGTGGGAGCTGGAGAAACTTAGCCTCCTACAAGAG GTGGAGAAGACCAGGCATTACCTTCTGCTGAGAGAGAAGCTTGAAGCATCTCTACTGCTGGGACAGGACTCTTTCTGTGGCAAAGACCTAATGGATTCACCAAAGGCCTCCAGCCCCATGATCAACCCAGTAGTCAGTTTGTGTCTGGACAGTCCCAACGAGAGGCAGAGGGACCTGGCTGCCAAG tgTGTGCGACTGCTCATGCACACCTTCAACAGGCAGTACAGCCAGGTGAGCAGCAGTCTCAGTGAGAGCAAG CTGTCAGAGATGTCTGCATCACTTTTAAGAGACGGTTCTTCTTCCCTTCTGAGCACTTTGACACCCTCCTCCACCTGCCCTTCACTGGTGGATGGGCACTATGGCAGTCCTGAGCTCAG AGGCGCTGAGACAAACTCTGGTGCCTCTAGCCCTGATCTCGACCCCTTCAGCCCTATAGAGAGAAAACCCAGGAGCTGCACCTTCATCCCGAACATCCAGGAGATTCGCGTCAG CCCTATTGTGTCAAAGAAAGGCTATCTACACTTTCTCGAGCCACACACCAGTGGCTGGGTGAAGCGTTACATTGTGGTGCGGCGGCCATATGTCTACCTGTACCGCAATGAGAGAGACTGCGTGGAGAGAGCCATCATCAACCTGTCCTCTGCTCAGGTGGAGTACAGCGAAGATCAGCAGGTCATGCTGAGG GCTCCTAACACTTTTGCAGTGTGCACTGAGCACCGGAACATTCTCCTCCAAGCAGCCAATGACAAAGAGATGCATGACTGGCTGTACGCATTCAACCCACTGCTGGCAGGAACTATCAg GTCTAAGCTTTCCAGACGAAAATCAGGACAGATGAGGATGTGA